In Alteribacter lacisalsi, a genomic segment contains:
- a CDS encoding D-alanyl-D-alanine carboxypeptidase family protein has protein sequence MKRNLTAILILIFAWSMSGQPQSAQADGYPGGTSAEGAVLVELESGRILYDKEAHTQMRIASITKIMTAILAIEEADLDELVTVTSRAEGTEGSSLYLYAGEKLPLRDLVYGLMLRSGNDAAVAIAEHVGGSLEGFVYMMNEKADEIGMSRTVFSNPHGLDDHEEHYSTAYDMAVLTRYAMKNETFREVSATKSYRASERENGYRVFNNKNRLLTQLYPYSTGGKTGYTKRAKRTLVSTAEKDGLALAAVTLNAGSDWNDHMNMFNWAFNNLTLTELVKEGKVKDINDPFYKGKVYADYSFEYPLTEDEKQLIELKLTLIEPPEDNRWAEEGYPNPIGSVQLYLDGEKIGAVPLSYETDVKVKRSFWQKIWNLFFTATGVKTSG, from the coding sequence ATGAAACGAAATCTGACTGCAATTCTGATCCTTATTTTTGCCTGGAGTATGTCAGGACAGCCGCAATCCGCTCAGGCTGACGGGTATCCAGGAGGAACATCAGCCGAGGGGGCGGTCCTGGTGGAGCTGGAAAGCGGCAGGATCTTATATGATAAAGAAGCCCATACACAGATGAGAATCGCAAGCATTACTAAAATCATGACCGCCATCCTGGCCATTGAAGAGGCAGATCTCGATGAGCTCGTAACCGTCACTTCCCGGGCGGAAGGTACGGAAGGATCATCCCTTTATCTGTACGCAGGGGAAAAACTGCCATTGAGAGATCTTGTATATGGTCTGATGCTTCGATCCGGCAATGATGCTGCAGTGGCGATTGCCGAACATGTGGGGGGGAGTCTTGAAGGCTTTGTCTACATGATGAATGAAAAGGCGGATGAAATCGGGATGAGCAGAACGGTGTTCAGCAACCCCCACGGACTTGATGATCATGAGGAGCATTATTCCACCGCCTACGATATGGCTGTCCTTACCCGCTATGCCATGAAAAACGAAACTTTCAGGGAAGTGTCGGCTACAAAAAGCTACAGAGCTTCCGAACGGGAAAACGGTTATCGTGTATTCAACAATAAAAACCGTCTGCTGACTCAGCTTTATCCGTATTCCACAGGAGGGAAAACAGGATATACAAAAAGAGCGAAGAGGACGCTTGTCTCCACAGCAGAAAAAGATGGTCTTGCTCTGGCAGCGGTTACCCTCAACGCCGGGAGTGACTGGAATGACCATATGAATATGTTCAACTGGGCCTTTAACAATCTGACGCTTACAGAACTTGTAAAAGAAGGGAAAGTTAAAGATATTAACGATCCTTTTTACAAAGGAAAAGTGTACGCGGACTACAGTTTCGAATATCCCCTTACAGAAGACGAGAAACAGCTGATCGAGCTGAAACTCACCCTGATTGAACCGCCTGAAGATAACCGCTGGGCAGAAGAAGGCTACCCGAACCCGATCGGTTCTGTGCAGTTGTACCTGGACGGTGAAAAAATTGGAGCTGTTCCCCTCTCCTATGAGACTGATGTAAAAGTAAAACGATCGTTCTGGCAGAAGATATGGAACTTGTTTTTTACGGCAACCGGCGTGAAAACAAGTGGTTAA